The following DNA comes from Thermococcus bergensis.
TTTCCATACCCAATACTGCTCATAAAAACCCTAAGGGGCAAAATCAAAGTTAAAGAGATACTCCTCTCGACACTCATTTTACCTGCCTTCGGATTTTTGCTCCCGCAGATTACGATAATAAAGGCAATAGGATTCTTCCCATGGCTTTCCGAGTTCATCGGAAGCTTTGGATGGCATCTCAGCTACAAAGGAGACCACCCCGCAACCTCACCTTTCTGGGAGTGGTTCATAAGCCTTAAACCATTTCCCTTCCACTACAACCCCGATATCTTCGCGGCAACAGACCCAATTTTGATGCTTTCTATGGTGGTGTTTACCCTAGTTCCCACCACCTGTGAAGTTGTATAATCTGTCCAGATTCACGGCCAGAATCGCCCCTAAAATCCTGACAGCTAACCCCCTCAAACTAACACTCCTGCTCGGCCTCAGAAGAAACTCAGAAAACTTCGAAAACAAAGTCTCAATCCTCCTGCGAAAGTCAGACAAGTACTTGTAAAACTTCTTCTCCTCCAGATTACTAACCTGATTCTCCCGCTTCACCGGCGTGTAAACAACGCCAAACTTCAGGAATTCCTCCTGAAGTTCTCTACTAACGTAACCCTTATCCAAAAACAGAAAACAGCCAGAAAACTCCTCAACAATCACCCAGAACTTTTCCCTGACAACACTCACATCATGCTTATTCGCCGGATCAACGGACAGCAAAGCCAGCAAATTTCCATCAGAGTAACAGGTCAGCTTGTACCCATAGTAAAACTTTTTTTAGAGGGAACAAACCCAACTGCGGGCTTTTCAGAGATGACTTCTGAAGAACCCTCCTTATCCTTCCTGTTTTTTCTGGCCAACTCCTTGGTCTGAATGGGCTTTGAGTCCAGTATTCTAACGTATTCTCTGGCGTGTTTTTTGAATAATTCTTCCTGCGCTAGGAGCAGGAGTTTTTCGTGCCTGTTCAAGCGTTCTGTTAGTTTGTTGTACCTGATTTTGGGGAACAGCTTCATTTCTTCGATTAGGACTCTGTAAGCGTGCTTGTAAACTCCGTTAAAGTGCAAGTGTGCTAGTATTGCGAAGGTTATTAGGTCGTAGAGGCTGATTATTTCCCTGTGAGTGTTTTTCGGGTAGTGTTTGCTGATTATCGGATAGATTTCGGATTTTATGATCAGGATTTCCTGCTGAAAGTTCATAACAACCACCAATCAACCAAAAGACTTAAGTGCTTATAACTCTAACGATCTAATGGGAACTAGGGTGTGTTTATATTCGCAATTCCCTATGCTGCGACAAAAAGAAGAAAGCTTTTGGTGCCTTTTGGAATATTCTGGAGCACAATAGCTTTTTATGCTCTCCAGTGGATTTTGGGTGGAAAAACCCAGTTCAGCTTTTATGCCACCCCATTAGTTCCCGCGGGAGCGGTAACACTCGGAGTAATGGCATACGACATAATAAAGTGGGAGTATTTCGAGAGATCACTGGAAATGTACTGGAAGTGGGTGAAGAGCATTTTAATAAGAATAAAGAAAATCTTCGAAAGGATTAAGGCTTTTTTAAGAAGTCCAAAATAGTGGGCTGAGCTTTTTTGGTTTTCAGTTTTTCCTCTATCTTTTTGAGAGTTTTCCAGCTTTTTCTGACTATTGGAGGGAACTCTCCATGTTTCTTGTAGTATTCCTCCAAGAATTTCCTTGTAACGGGGTCGCTTGGATAGCCCGAACCTATTTCCCCATAGATTTCCTTAAGCCCCTCTATAGCCCTATCGCGGGTGACCTTAGCCAGTATTGACGCAGCCGCAACTGGAATGTACTTGGCATCGGCTTTATGCTCTGCAACTATTTTCGGAGAGAAGGAAAGCTTTTCCCCTATGATATCGCCAAAGCGCTCCTCTTTGACATCTGCAGCATCTATGTAGAGGATATCCGGCTTAACTTTAAGGGAGTTTAACACTCTGGCAAAGCTTTCGATTTCAAGTTCGTTCATTGTGCCTTCCCTACTATCTATCTCTTCTGGAGATAGTTTGAGAATAAAATAGTCATCCACTATGCTAACGATCTTTTCAAAAAGCTCCTCTCTTTTTTTGGGTGTTAGCTTTTTTGAATCCTTAACTCCCAGAGATTCAAGCTCCCCTATACGAGATTCATCAACAACTACTGCTGCAATTACAAGAGGCCCTATAACCGGCCCCCTTCCCGCTTCATCTATTCCTCCCATCTTCATTTCCCTTACCTCCTTAAAACCAAGAGTCCGTAGACAAGTCCCAGCACTATTGTGGCTATTCCGCTTGGAGGGATGTCTGTTAAGTAAGCCAGTACTATAGAGAGTACTTGCACTGAGAGGGTTAAACCCAAACTTATCCCGAGAATCTTTCTCAAATCATTGCTGAGCATCACGGCTATTGTCCCAGGCAGAACTGCCACAACTTGCAGGGTTATCAGCCCGACAGTTCTGACTATCAACGCACCAGTGGCTCCTACAAGGACATAGAGCAGAGTAAGGTAAAACCTCGCATTGCCAGAATAAGCCTCAACTCCCTCAGCATCAAAGCTGACGTACAGGAAATCACGGTAAAATGCGAGCATGACAAAGAATATTACGGCACCCCCCAAGACCAAAAACATCAAGTCGTTGAGGGTTATCAGAAAAAGCTCCCCGGTTAAATATGAAACCACACTCTGGGAGAGGGCAAAATAGGGCCTGCTTGCCATAACCTTGTACAGAACTCCAAATGCCAATACTGTCGAGCCAGCTATAAAACTCGCTATTACTCCTATTGCAGTGTCACTGCTGAATCCCCTGTCTTCAAGGATAGCAATCAAGACAACAACAAAAATCGTAACTATTAGCGCCATCCACAGAATAAGGGAAAAATTTTCAAGTATCAGCCCGAGTATCATACCCAAAACTGCCCCAAAGAGCAGAGTATGGAAAGTGGCGTGAGTAAGGAAAGCCAAGCCTTTCATGTTTATTAGAGGACTTAACATACCCAGCAAAACACTCACCATTATACCTGCTAAAAGAGCCCTGAGCAGGTACTCGGGGATCATCTTCTCTCCCTCCCGTGAATGTGGACGTCCCCTATAAAGCAGTACATTCTCTCTCCCACTTTAACAGCTTTAGCTAAAGACCCATAAACCTTGGTAATTATTTCATCCCTTAGAACTTCTTCCGGCGTTCCAAAGGCCACAAGTCTTTTATTGACAAGCATTACCTTGTCCCCTATTTCAGTTAATGGATTTGGGTCGTGAGTTGTTATTATCATCGTGATTCCCATTTCTCGCTTTATCTTTGCAAGTACTGAAACGACTTCCACTCTTGCACTGGGGTCAAGGGCCGATAAAGGCTCATCCAAAAGGAGAAGTTTAGGCTTTGAAACGAGTGCCCTCGCTAATAAAACCCTCTGCTTCTGCCCCCCGCTGAGTTCCGCAAACCTTTTGTTTTTAATATCACCTAATCCCACAAATTCTAAAGCCTCTTCCGCTTCTTTTAAGACGGATTTCGGGATATTAAAATGGATGAAGCCTCTTTTGTAAAGGGCACCCATTGCAACAACTTCAATGGCCTTTAGAGGTACACGTTCGTTGAGAGAGTGGCTCTGAGGAACGTAAGAAATTAAATCCTTTACTTCAGCAGGAGGCTTCCCAAAAACAAGAAGCTTGCCCGTATATGACTTATGAAGGCCCGCAATTGTTCTAAGAAGACTCGTTTTTCCTGCACCGTTTGGACCCAGCAGAAGAAGGGTCTCTCCACTACTCAGCCTAAAGGTTATATCTTCAACCGCCCTGTAGCCATCATAATAAATTGTCAGATTTTCAGCTATTATCAATATCTCACCCACAGTTAGGGTTACCTAAAAAATTTAAAAATGTTACTCTTAAAGTCCAAAAGCCCCCTTAATTCCATTAATCACGAGTTGAACCGCCATTGAAGCCAGTATAAGCCCCATCATTCTTGTAATAAGCCTTATTCCAACTTTACCAAGTTTCCGCTGGACTTTTTCTGCAGACATGAGCACTATGTAAACTGAAAGGCTAGCCACAACAATCGCAAGGAGTACAGCCACTTTCCCCAGATAGCTGGTATTCTTTGCCATATATATCATTACAGTTGTTATTGAGCCAGGCCCCGATATCAACGGAATTGCAAGTGGAATTATAGCAATCTCGCTTAGGGTTACTGCCTCTTCCTCCTCTTCGCGGGTTATTTTTATGGTCGAAAGGTGACCACTCAGCATTTCCAAGGCCATTCTGAAGAGCAGAATGCCCCCTGCAATTGCAAAGGCATCTATTGTAGCGCCAAAAAACTTGAATATCCACTCTCCCACGAGTGCAAAGGTCATCAGGGTCATGAAAACAGCCACAGAAGTTCTCTTTGCCAGGCTTATCCTCCCTTCGTATGACTTACATTGCTGGACAATGGAAAGATACACTGGGACAGCTCCTATTGGGTTCATCACCGCAAAGAGGGCCGCAAACACATAAAGGAAAGTTTTAAAAAATAGCAGCATTTTCACTCACCAAAAATCTTTTCCAGCATCCATTTTTCGTCAAAGGGCATTAAATCCCCATACCCCTGGCCAACCCCAACAAAGAGTATTGGAGCCCCGATGGCATGAGCTATGCTCAATGCAGCACCTCCCCTCGCATCTGCGTCAAGCTTCGTTAGGATAACCCCATCAATCTTAACCGCCTCATTGAACTGTCTCGCCTGTTCTATTATTGCATTTCCTGCAAGGGCATCTCCAACAAATATAACAAGGTCTGGCTTCGCAACTTTGACTATCTTCTTCATTTCATCCATTAGATTTCTGTTCAGCTCGTTTCTTCCGGCGGTATCTACTAAAACCACGTCAATTCCCCTTGCTTTTGCGTGCTCTATAGCATCGTAAGCCACAGCCGCCGGATCAGACTTATAGCCGTGCTTAATGAGCTTAACACCCACCCTCTTTGCGTGTTCCTCTACCTGCTCTATAGCTCCCGCCCTAAAGGTATCGCTGGCAGCAATAACGACGCTAAAACCATTTTTCTTAAGCCAGCTGGCAAGTTTAGCTATTGTGGTGGTCTTCCCGCTACCGTTGAACCCAACAAAAACTATCACGAACGGCTTTTCCTGTTTTGATTTTATCATCTCTAACAAATCTATGCGCCTTTCAGGCGTTAAGACTTCAAGTACTGCTTCTTTAACTGCCTTTTCAACAATCTCCTTTTTGTTTGTACCTATCTTAACCTTCTGTCCAACAAGTTTCTGTTTTATTTTTTCTTTAAGCTCCTCAACAACTTCCAAGGCTACATCAGCCTCTAAAAGCTCCAGCTCAAGATCCCAGAGTGCGTTTTCAACGTCTTTTTCGCTTATTTCAGTTTGAGCCACCTTATCCACGAATGAGCTTAATTTTTCCTTTAGTTTTCCAAACATTCGCCCTCACCGGGTTGTGATCACCAGATGAACTTATAAATATGAGCCTCAGCGATAGCTGGTTACATCACATCTCAGCTCCGAAACCGCTCTTCATCGGCTATTGAGAAATTAGCCCTTCCAGTTTAAGGACTTTTTGATAGCCAACCAAAGGGGATATAAAAGAGTATCGACAGACTAAGAAAGGGTGGATAACTTGATACGGGCTTTTGTAAACGGAAAAATATACGTCTCTTTTAAACCACTGAGAACTGCAGAAGCTATTGTAATAGCCAATGAAAAGGTTATTTACGAGGGAAAAAGTGAAAAGGCCCAAAAAATTGCCGAAGAGCTCGGAGGAGAAGTAGTAGATCTGGGCGGAAAAACTGTTCTGCCGGGCTTTATTGATTCACATATGCATCTAAACTCCCTCGGACAGTCTTTGAAAATGCTCAATTTAAAGGGGACAAAAAGCATAGAGGAACTAAAGAGGAAGCTCGAAGAATACGCAGAAAAAACAAGCACAAGCTGGATTCTTGGCTTTGGATGGGACCAGGAGGAACTTGGAAGGTATCCCACGAGAAAAGATTTGGACGAGGTCGTCGATAACAAGCCCGTGCTTCTGTATAGAACCTGCTTCCACGCGGCTGTACTGAACACGAAAGCTATAGAAATCGTAGGTTTGGACGAAGATGAAGACGCAGACCCTGAAACCGGAATAGTAAAAGAAAACGCCCTAGAAAAGGTGAGAGATGTTATCAATGAAACTTTAACGCTCGAAGACTACAAACACTTCATCGAAGAGGGGGCAAAGTTCGTTCTTTCTCAGGGCGTCACAGCGGTTGGCTTTGTGAGTGTAAATGAGAAAAGCCTCAGGGCCCTCCTGGAGTTAGATAACAAAGGAAGGCTCCCCATTAGAGTTTTTGTGTATCTGAACCCTTCCCTTCTTAAAGAACTAAAAGGCCTGGGGCTCACCAAAGAGGTTGGAAGTAGTAGAGTAAAGATCATGGGGATAAAAGTCCTTGCAGATGGAAGCCTTGGGGCCAGAACAGCGTGGCTTTCTAAGCCCTATGCAGACGCCCCAACAACCGGACATCCTAACATAAGCAAGGAGGAACTCGAAGAGATAGTGAGAGAAGCCCGCCAGCTGGACCTCCAGATGGCTGTCCATGCAATAGGTGATAAAACAACCGATATGATCCTAGACGTCTACGAAAAGTTCAGGGGAGAGAGAAACCGTATAGAACACGCATCAATTTTGAGGGAAGACCAAATAAAAAGGATGAAAGAGCTTGGAGTTGTTGCCTCGGTTCAGCCGAGGTTTGTAATAAGCGACTGGTGGGCGGTACGGAGAGTTGGGGAAGAGAGGGCAAAGTGGATTTACCCCTTCAAGAGCATGCTGAAGCAAATCGTGATAGGCTTCGGAACTGACTCTCCCATAGAACCCGTAAATCCGTGGGAAACAATCTACGCAGCAGTTACCAGAGGAAAATTTGAGAATGTTGAGACCTACCTGCACACAAAAGACGAATGTCTATCCCTAGAAGAAAGCCTTTACAGTTACACATACGGCTCTGCATATATAATGCACGCCGAAGATGACCTCGGAACCCTCGAAGAGGGTAAATTCGGAGACTTCGTTGTGGTGGACAAGGATCCGTTTGAAGTTGAAGAGAAAGAACTGAAAAACATAAAAGTTCTAGATGTCTACGTAGGAGGTTCAAAGTATTACTAGCTCCCTTTCGGCGTTTGTGAGCCTCTTTCCCTTTTTTTCCACAGCTACGTCGTCTTCTATTCTCACTCCTCCAAGATTGGGAATGTAAATGCCCGGCTCAATGGTAAACGTCATACCTTTTTCAAGAATTCTCTCATTCGTTTGACTTATATAGGGCTCTTCATGCACTTCAAGCCCAAGTCCATGCCCCGTTCTGTGGATGAAGTAGTTACCATAACCTCTCTCGGATATATAATCCCTTGCTGCCCTGTCAACATCCTTAGCCTTTATTCCTTCGCGGACACTCTGAAAAGCACTCTCTTGGGCTTCTTTGACAACCTCATAGATTTCTTTGAGCTTTTCATTCGGGTGCCCTATGGCTATGGTTCTCGTGATATCGGAGCAGTAACCTTCATACTTTGCCCCAAAGTCAAGTATCACGAAGTCTCCGGGCCTTATTTTTCTTTCACTCGGTGTATGGTGAGGATTTGCAGCATTTTTCCCAGAAGCCACTATAGGCGAGAAAGACACTCCGTCCGCAAGCTCCCTGATGAGAAACTCAATTTCCAGCGCAATTTGCTTTTCACTCTTTCCCACCAAATCCCTGCTTATTATTTCATAGAAAACCTTGTCTGCAATTTCAGCGGCCTTTTTCATCAGGCTTAGCTCCTTTTCATCTTTGCGCATTCTCATCTCTCTTGTAATGACGCTCAGCGGATAGAGAGTGCAGTCCTCCAAAAGTCGCTCAATGTGGATTAGAAAGCTCGCCCTCATTGTATCTTCCACCAGGATCTTACCGCCCTTCAAATTCAGAGAAGCTAACACCCTTTCAAGGATTTCATAGGGGTTCTCTTCATCGCTCCAGAATACTGAATTTTCCCATTCAACCTCGTTTTCGTAGAGCTTGGGCGCTATTAGAACGCTTTCTCCCTCTCTGTTGACCAAAAGGAGAAAAAGTCTCTCCTCGGTCGCCTGAGGGGCCATACCGGTTAGGTAATATAGGTTGCTGCCGGGGGTTATCAGCGCACCATCATAATTACCTTCCCGAAGAAACTCCAAGAATTTCTTCATCCTGTCCACATATACCACCATGAAGAAACTCGCGGGCAAAATTTATAAGGCCTCTCCCAAAGTTTTCTTGGGTTGCCCCGGTGGCCTAGTCTGGATAGGGCGCGAGGCTGCGGACCTCGAGGTCCGGGGTTCAAATCCCCGCCGGGGCGCCACATCTTATTCTCATATTCCACAATAATAAAAACGGATACTGTTAGGATAACTGGGGCATCACCTCCTGAAGCCATTCAGTAACATCACCAGGCGGATCACCAAAACTAGAATGAATTCTGACAAAATTATACCAGAAGGCAAACAGAAAAACAAACCTATGAACCCTCCTCCAGTCTTTACCCCTGAAATTATTCCAGAAACGCTTCGTCCTCTCCTTCAACGTCCTAAACCAGCGCTCAACACTGTTCCTCGGCCCGAAAGTCACATGCAGATAACCCAACCTCAAACTCTTAAAAGCAGACTTATACCAGCTCGCCCTGTCAACCAGAAAGACAGGCTGCCCTTCACACGACTTTAAAACAACCAGAATGAAATCCCTGGCAACCCACCAGTTTCTAACAGTCGTAATCCAGACTGCTAAAACTTCCTTGCTCTCAACGTCAATTGCAGCCCAGAGGTATCTTTTCTTCCCGTTGATTTTTATTACTGTTTCGTCAACTGCGATGAAGTTTCGCTGTTTTTTGACTGCGAGGATTTTTGGCTTGTAAACTGCTTCTGCGAGTTTTTGGACTGCCTCCCAGACTGTTACGTGACTGATTTTGAGTATTCTGGCGGTTTGCCGGTAACTGAGGCCTCGCAGGTATAATTCTACTCCCCTGATTTTCTTTTCTGGTGGGATTTTGTTGCGACGAAAGGGTTTTAAGGCTGAAACCACCCAGTAAATAATGGTTTCAGACTTCATGTTCCCCCTTCTTTTTCTAAAGTACTGCCAGTAACTTAAACCTGACACCCCACAGCTTATCCTAACAGTATCTAAAAACGACCAAAAATTTTTAAATAACGCCTAGTAATTAAAATACAGAGCGTTTCTCATACGCCGCATTTCCCCACTCCGAAACAAAGTAGTATTCTGGAGGTGGTAGAGATGATAGAGGACGCGTTGATGCTCTATCTGCTCAGCAATGCAGGAACCAACCAAAAGAAGAAAAAGAAAAGAAAGCTCCTGGTTCTTTGATCCTTTCGAATTTCGGGGCGTGTTTAGTTTCACCCCCTGTTATTTAAACAGTATTTGACTCTGAGGAGGATTTTCAGACCATAACACATTACCCCAAGCAGGATTCGGGTTACAGTAGTCTTTTTCAGAAAACAGGGGATCCTACTGCCAAACCACGTTGTAAACGCACCCCAGAACCCCTCATGAGGATTCCTATGCCTGTACTCTTCTTCAGAAAACACTCTGTCTCTCTTCTTACTACCAAAACCACCTGGAGCGTTCTTAGTTTTCTTAACAATCGGCCGATAACCCTTTTCCACCACAGTGTTCAGAACTTTCTTTGAATCATAAGCCCCATCAGCATAAAAATTCCCAGAACCCCCCGGCAGGAGTTCAATCAGCTCGTTCTCAGAAGTTGTGATCTTCACAGCAACCGGATACAGTAAACCCGGCAGGATTCTCGTTATTGCCTGAACTTCTATCCTGCCCTTTTTTTATTTGTAATAATGGTTGAGTCTGCTTGAGTGCTGGCGTAGGGTAATTTCTGGAGTTTTTTCAGGAGGTGGTTTGTCAGTTCTTCGAGGTTCAGCTTTTTCTCCCAGTTGTGGAGGGTTGAGTAGTGAATGTTTGCTCCGAAGAATTTTCTGCCGTAGTGCTGGGCGTCTCTGAGAGGTAGGTTGTAGTATTGTTTAAAGAGGAGTATTGCCAGTATTGTTTTTACTGGAAATTTTTTGGATTTTGGCAGGTTCTTCAGCTTTCCTTCTGATTCGAAGTCTGCTAAAACGTCAAGAATTGCGAATGCCACGCTTTCAGGGTCTTTGAGTCTGTGATCCCATCTGGGGATCACGACAACCACCCGAAAGAATTCAGCAAAAACCCTAATAAAGGTTACTATAAACACGCCCTCGAATTTCGAAAAGCTTAAATACTCCTTTTTAGTAAAATAAAGTTAGAAAAATTGGGGGGTGGTAGGAATGGCATACGTGGCAGTACTGGCGAACATCAACGGAAACTTCCCAGCCCTCATGAAAGCCCTCGGAAAAATTGAGGAACTCAAAGAAGAAGGCTACGAGATTGAAAAATATTACATCCTCGGAAACATAATTGGATTGTTCCCCTATCCAAAGGAAGTTCTTGATGCTCTTGATGACCTGATAAAGACCAACAATGTAAAGATAATCAGGGGAGAATTTGACCAGATAATAGCCATGAGTGATCCCCATGCCGAAGGGCCGGATTATATCGATGAACTTGCAATCGAGCCGTATGTAAAGAAGGCATTAAAATACACCTGGGAAAAGCTTGGCCATGAAGGAAGGGAGTTCATAAGAGATTTGCCTATATACCTAGTTGATAAAATAGGCAAGAACGACATTTTCGGGGTCTACGGAAGCCCATTAAACCCCTTCGAGGGCAAGGTTCTTCCAGAGCAGCCTACCTCATACTATGAAGCCGTCATGAGACCGGTAAAGGACTACGAACTTCTATTAGTAGCATCACCAAAACTCCCGGTCAATGCCATGACAAGGTACGGAAGGGTAGTATGTCCCGGCAGCATTGGATTCCCACCGGGAAAAGAGCACAAAGCAACTTTTGCCATCATAAACGCTGATAACCTGCACACAAAATTCGTAGAAGTTGAATATGACAAGAAGATCATAGAGGACAAAATAAGAGCAGAAGGATTACCAGAGGAGCTCATTAAAATCCTCTATCACGGAAAGGTTTAAACAGCTCGAACACCCTTTTTATTTCTTTTCTGAATATTCCAACGTATGCCACAAAAGCTAATAACAGGAGAGTTTTTGAGAGAAATACAGTGAACTGCAGTAGAAGAGCCACAGCAAATTGAGTATAAGAAGTAAGCGAAACTCCCAGCTTCTTGTTTGCCACAACTAATGTGCCAGTTAGTATCGTTAGATATCCCAGAAAGAGTCCGAAAACAGCCCCATATTCTCCAAAAGGGCTTATCGAGAATATCCAAGCAGCGAGAGAAACCACAGCGCCCAGGAGTGAAATTATGGTCCCTTCTTTTACATATTTTGTCGAGTTCAGCGCCACTATGCTGGGGTTGTACGCTATATACGTTTCTACCGCCATGAGAGTTAGGTAGAACTCTCTACCCAGATTAAACCCAAAGAGTAGCGATAAAATTTCTCTTCCGACAAGCATAAGGATAAAAACCGCCAAAGCCACTATAAAGGACAGCAGCTTCGTGGAGTCTTCAGCAAGTCTCTTCACGTATTCCATCTCATTTTTCCCATATTTGTAAGAGTATAAGGGCATTATCGCAGATTGAAGCACCTGAGGCAGGTAAGTCAACAAAAATGCCGCCGAAAGAGAAGCCGAAACAATGCCTGCAGCTTCAGGAGAAGCAAGCTTCTCGGTTAGGAAGTATGGGGCTTGAATAAGAAAAACCCCCGAAACTGTCCCAAGAAATGCAAAGCTGGAATACCTCAAAAGAGGTTTAAGGGTCTCCAAGGAGGGTTTTCCAAACAGCCTCTCCCTAAAAAGGTACAAAAATCCAAAAATGGCCACGCCAGAAAGAAGGCCAATGTAGGGGAGGTAGTAATTTTCCGACAAAAATCCTCCAATAAATAGCACAAACGCTCCAATCATTGTATAAGCGTAAACCTCACCTTTGTGAAGGCCATAGATAAAGCTGCGAAACGTCAGCTGGAGAGCCCTCAAGACTGCCAGAATGGCCAGATAAAAGTTAAAAGGAACTAAAACCAAGCCAGCTAAAGGGAAAGAAAATCCCAAAGTTGATATGGACTTTATTTTTTCCATTTCTCCCCTCCCTAGAAACTCGGAGGCATACTTCCCCAGAGCAACTGCAAAAAAGCTTAGGGGAACTGCCAGTAAAAATGCCTGCGATATAAGTGAATTTACCTTTCCCAAAACTTCGACACCGAATCTTCTTGAGATAACTATGCTGTAAATAAGCCTGCTGAGGCCAAAGAGAGCAAGGGCAACTATACTCGCTATTGAATGCCGAAGCATAACTTTTCTCTCATAACTCATAAGAGAAAATAAATAAAGCAGAATTTAACCTTTGCGGAAGCCCAAATAAAAGCCCGCAACAAATGCCCCTGTTCCGGGTAAAATCCCCACTACTTTATCAGCCAAGCTTAAGGTTGATGTAGTTGCACTTTCCGCAAAGTTAAAGAGGGCATCGGTGTTTATTGTTATAACTCCTTTTTGCTGGAGCCAGAAAAGGCTTAAAATGTATGCACCTATCAAAGTGAGTACTATTTTTATGAACTTTTTAAGCGCATAACCTGTGATAAACCCAACAGCAGCCCCTATACCCATATCACCCATTATTCCGCCAAAGTCGAAGTTCATAGTGACTCACCATTTGTCTTTAGGTTTCTGCAATTAAAACCCTTTTGCTTTTGGATTTTACAGTGGCAAAATGTTTAAATTGTATAAAAACTATCTTATATAAGCATAAATGTTTTAAGAGCAAATAATATGTGTCATTGAGGGTGATACATATGGCAACACCTATGGAAAGACTCAAAGAGAAGATGACAAAAGAAGTTATGTGGATCTACAT
Coding sequences within:
- a CDS encoding FUN14 domain-containing protein encodes the protein MNFDFGGIMGDMGIGAAVGFITGYALKKFIKIVLTLIGAYILSLFWLQQKGVITINTDALFNFAESATTSTLSLADKVVGILPGTGAFVAGFYLGFRKG
- a CDS encoding lipopolysaccharide biosynthesis protein encodes the protein MLRHSIASIVALALFGLSRLIYSIVISRRFGVEVLGKVNSLISQAFLLAVPLSFFAVALGKYASEFLGRGEMEKIKSISTLGFSFPLAGLVLVPFNFYLAILAVLRALQLTFRSFIYGLHKGEVYAYTMIGAFVLFIGGFLSENYYLPYIGLLSGVAIFGFLYLFRERLFGKPSLETLKPLLRYSSFAFLGTVSGVFLIQAPYFLTEKLASPEAAGIVSASLSAAFLLTYLPQVLQSAIMPLYSYKYGKNEMEYVKRLAEDSTKLLSFIVALAVFILMLVGREILSLLFGFNLGREFYLTLMAVETYIAYNPSIVALNSTKYVKEGTIISLLGAVVSLAAWIFSISPFGEYGAVFGLFLGYLTILTGTLVVANKKLGVSLTSYTQFAVALLLQFTVFLSKTLLLLAFVAYVGIFRKEIKRVFELFKPFRDRGF
- a CDS encoding metallophosphatase family protein, whose protein sequence is MAYVAVLANINGNFPALMKALGKIEELKEEGYEIEKYYILGNIIGLFPYPKEVLDALDDLIKTNNVKIIRGEFDQIIAMSDPHAEGPDYIDELAIEPYVKKALKYTWEKLGHEGREFIRDLPIYLVDKIGKNDIFGVYGSPLNPFEGKVLPEQPTSYYEAVMRPVKDYELLLVASPKLPVNAMTRYGRVVCPGSIGFPPGKEHKATFAIINADNLHTKFVEVEYDKKIIEDKIRAEGLPEELIKILYHGKV